Proteins encoded together in one Impatiens glandulifera chromosome 1, dImpGla2.1, whole genome shotgun sequence window:
- the LOC124921716 gene encoding mitochondrial pyruvate carrier 1-like isoform X1, translating to MASFRAFLNSPVGPKTTHFWGPIANWGFVIAGLVDMKKPPEMLSGNMTGVMCVYSALFMRFAWMVQPRNYLLFSCHAANESVQLVQLSRWAKGQGYWGEKKKAELMDNLIGLVWNE from the exons ATGGCATCTTTTCGTGCATTTTTGAACAGTCCAGTTGGCCCCAAGACGACTCATTTCTGGGGCCCCATTGCTAACTGGGGATTTGTCATTGCT GGTCTTGTGGACATGAAAAAGCCTCCAGAAATGTTATCTGGAAACATGACTGGAG TGATGTGCGTGTATTCTGCACTATTCATGAGGTTTGCATGGATGGTACAGCCTCGCAACTATCTGCTATTCTCGTGCCATGCTGCTAATGAATCTGTACAGCTTGTTCAACTTTCCCGCTGGGCCAAGGGCCAAGG GTACTGGGGGGAGAAGAAGAAAGCTGAATTAATGGATAACTTGATTGGGCTTGTTtggaatgaatga
- the LOC124921716 gene encoding mitochondrial pyruvate carrier 1-like isoform X2 has protein sequence MASFRAFLNSPVGPKTTHFWGPIANWGFVIAGLVDMKKPPEMLSGNMTGVMCVYSALFMRFAWMVQPRNYLLFSCHAANESVQLVQLSRWAKGQG, from the exons ATGGCATCTTTTCGTGCATTTTTGAACAGTCCAGTTGGCCCCAAGACGACTCATTTCTGGGGCCCCATTGCTAACTGGGGATTTGTCATTGCT GGTCTTGTGGACATGAAAAAGCCTCCAGAAATGTTATCTGGAAACATGACTGGAG TGATGTGCGTGTATTCTGCACTATTCATGAGGTTTGCATGGATGGTACAGCCTCGCAACTATCTGCTATTCTCGTGCCATGCTGCTAATGAATCTGTACAGCTTGTTCAACTTTCCCGCTGGGCCAAGGGCCAAGGGTGA